A region of Streptomyces sp. R44 DNA encodes the following proteins:
- a CDS encoding GlxA family transcriptional regulator, whose amino-acid sequence MPQRPVLVVLFDDVQSLDVTGPVEVFAGAARAAGDPSAYPIRTASLDGGPVRTHSGLRLLPDTDLGTALADGPPHTLVVPGGEGTRAPDPALIDWLRVHAPRAERLVSVCTGALLLAEAGLLDGHRATTHWIACDHLARRYPGVDVDPDPIFVRDGRLATSAGVTAGIDLALALVEEDLGRDVALTVARHLVVFLRRPGNQAQFSAQLSAQTARREPLRDLQAWITEHPEADLSVESLAARARLSPRHFARAFHAETGIPPGRYVDRVRLEHARRLLEETSRGVEEVARTSGYGTPEAMRRAFLKTLGTGPAEYRRRFHAVLP is encoded by the coding sequence ATGCCCCAGCGCCCCGTCCTCGTCGTCCTCTTCGACGACGTCCAGAGCCTCGACGTCACCGGCCCCGTCGAGGTGTTCGCCGGTGCCGCCCGCGCCGCCGGGGACCCGTCCGCCTACCCGATCCGCACCGCCTCCCTGGACGGCGGGCCGGTCCGTACGCACAGCGGTCTGCGCCTGCTCCCCGACACCGACCTCGGCACCGCGCTCGCCGACGGACCCCCGCACACCCTCGTCGTCCCCGGCGGCGAAGGCACCCGCGCACCCGACCCGGCCCTGATCGACTGGCTGCGCGTCCACGCCCCGCGGGCCGAGCGCCTGGTCTCCGTCTGCACCGGGGCGCTGCTCCTCGCCGAGGCCGGGCTCCTCGACGGACACCGGGCCACCACCCACTGGATCGCCTGCGACCACCTCGCCCGCCGCTACCCCGGGGTCGACGTGGACCCCGACCCCATCTTCGTACGGGACGGGCGGCTCGCCACCTCCGCCGGCGTCACCGCCGGCATCGACCTGGCCCTCGCCCTCGTCGAGGAGGACCTCGGCCGTGACGTCGCCCTCACCGTCGCCCGCCACCTGGTCGTCTTCCTGCGCCGCCCCGGCAACCAGGCCCAGTTCAGCGCCCAGTTGTCCGCCCAGACCGCGCGCAGGGAGCCGCTGCGGGACCTCCAGGCCTGGATCACCGAGCATCCCGAGGCGGACCTCTCCGTCGAGTCGCTGGCCGCCCGCGCCCGGCTCTCGCCCCGCCACTTCGCCCGCGCCTTCCACGCGGAGACCGGCATCCCACCCGGCCGCTATGTCGACCGGGTCCGCCTCGAACACGCCCGCCGCCTCCTGGAGGAGACCTCGCGCGGCGTCGAGGAGGTCGCCCGCACCTCCGGCTACGGCACGCCCGAGGCCATGCGCCGCGCCTTCCTGAAAACCCTGGGGACGGGCCCGGCGGAGTACCGCCGCCGCTTCCACGCGGTCCTGCCCTGA
- a CDS encoding DJ-1/PfpI family protein translates to MQIAVLLYDRFTTLDAVGPYELLARLPGAETVFVAKEAGPVRNDQGSLALVADRSLAEVPRPDIVLVPGGPDARVAMDDPEILDWLRTADATSTWTTSVCTGSLVLASAGLLKDRRATTHWLAFDELRALGVEPTGERVVFDGKYVTAAGVSSGIDMALHLLGRIAGDETAQTIQLLTEYDPQPPYDAGSPEKAPAAIVAHWRGQKVPVREG, encoded by the coding sequence GTGCAGATCGCCGTCCTGCTCTACGACCGCTTCACCACCCTCGACGCCGTCGGCCCCTACGAGCTGCTCGCCCGTCTCCCCGGTGCCGAGACCGTCTTCGTGGCCAAGGAGGCCGGGCCGGTCCGCAACGACCAGGGGAGTCTCGCGCTCGTCGCCGACCGGTCCCTCGCCGAGGTCCCGCGGCCGGACATCGTCCTGGTGCCCGGCGGCCCCGACGCGAGGGTCGCCATGGACGACCCGGAGATCCTCGACTGGCTCCGTACCGCCGACGCCACCAGCACCTGGACCACCTCCGTCTGCACCGGCTCGCTCGTCCTCGCCTCGGCGGGCCTCCTGAAGGACCGCCGGGCGACCACCCACTGGCTCGCCTTCGACGAACTGCGGGCGCTCGGCGTCGAGCCCACCGGCGAGCGGGTCGTCTTCGACGGCAAGTACGTCACGGCCGCCGGCGTCTCCTCCGGCATCGACATGGCGCTGCACCTGCTCGGCCGGATCGCCGGCGACGAGACCGCCCAGACGATCCAGCTGCTCACCGAGTACGACCCGCAGCCGCCGTACGACGCCGGCTCCCCCGAGAAGGCCCCGGCCGCGATCGTCGCGCACTGGCGCGGCCAGAAGGTGCCGGTACGGGAGGGCTGA